The Telopea speciosissima isolate NSW1024214 ecotype Mountain lineage chromosome 11, Tspe_v1, whole genome shotgun sequence genome includes the window TGGCAGTAACTCTGTAAGCTGGTTCAGCATGATATTGAAATGctttcatttctttcaaatCAGTTAGCTAGACAGCGAGGGTTGGCTGAGTTATGAGTCTATGGAGAAACTTTATTTTGATATCATGTCACCCATTTGcactatttttttaattattatctTAATCTCATTGAATTTCATGCATTACTTGAACAATTACTGTAATTGCAACCATGTTGGTGTCATTACTTCACTGAATGATATATAATACTCTTTTTGGAAAAATGACAGAATGATCACAGCATCCCATGTATTCATATGGGTCAGAGTCTAATGGTGTTCTTTTGAAtgatggtattttggtaattactGGATATGTAGAACTTGCCACATTGCCAGTGTTGTTGTATAAcagtaattttaaaaagaaCTAGAGAAATCCTACTTAAATATCAATTTACAGTTCAATATACAAAATTGGTGTTGTTGAAGTGCCAGAAGTGTTTCTGTGAAAGTACTTTCAAAACATGACTTTTTTTCCtgattcaaaaatattttttatgccTTGTTACCAAACACATTTCACTCCCGCAAAAGTGTTCCTCGAGaacagaaataagaaaaaatacttCTAGCTCAGAAACACTTATACGGAACAGAAGTGTTACCAAATGGGAGCCCTTAAATTCAATCAAACCCTCTTCACTCTTCAGCTTCACTGTTTTGGGCTTTCTAAAGTTGGAAACCCCATATTCTGAAAACCCTTAATTTCTCAGGTGACGAGGATAACCCAATTATCTAATCTTCTTCCTTTCGCAGATATACTTCGGATAACTCGGTGATCAGACTTACAAtggaaaaaggaggagagagccATATAATTCCGAAAAATGTTATAGATGCAGTGAAGAGAAGCCTAGTAAACGTGGAGGAGCTCAGAGTCCACTTGCTCGAGTTCTTGGCTCTCTGTGAACCAAATGTTCTCGCTGAAATGGCTCCTCTCCAGCGAGCTcaagtgcttctgatgcttaCTAGGGCTACTTCGACACTCTATACATGTATGCCCTCATACACAATTTActcctttttatgttttttaatgttACATTAGAGGCAAATTGTTTCCCCCCTAGTATTAATGCTTACATTCTCTATACAGTGTGGTTGAGGAGTAGTGGAGTTCACCCAGATGATCATCCAGTTACAACAGAGCTCGTACgatttttatttagttattatcTTGGGTTTTGTgttctatttaatttttatatgttAGTATGGATTAAAGGGtccctattttctgtttttctgtttGCAGGAGAGACTAAGTTTGTACTATGATAAACTAGAACGGTGTATGGATTTGAGCAGAGGTATTTCTTTCATTGAATTTTGCTACTTGTTTGAATTTTTTAGGTTTATTCTTAGTTTTTTAgtggttgaagaagcttgactATGTTATTGCAGCACCATTGCGACCTTCCACTACCTTGAATTATCAGGCGGCAACTCGTTTCATCGAGCATTCCTTGCCTGGTCTTACTCCAGGTAACTAGAACTATATAATTAAGCTATTGCATGGTTGCTACATTCTGTTATCATTATTTTGTTGAAGGATGAATTTTATTTTGCAGTGCAAAGGCAAAGTATGAGGGACTTAAGTAGAGGAGAGGGGGCAAAGAATAAGTTCTCTGAAGTTAGGAGTTCccgaaagaagaggaaatgccAATCATCTGAGAAACAATCTGTTCGGGCTGCTgctcaagaatttcttgagaaAGCAGCCAAGGAGCTTCTTGGTGATAACAAAGGTGACCTGAAAGGGCCTCTGCGAATGGAGGGTTTGGATGAAGAAGACATGCCTATGAGTTAATTCTCATTTTGTTCAGCTCAGTAGATTTGAAATACATGTTTCATTCATAATACTGTTCACATTTTACTTTGGTTTTTGCCCCCTTTGTATTTAACCAGAGTAGGGAATTCACATTATTGGTTGCCAGGAATTCAGAAAAATCTGTACTCGTTTGAAAACCATAACAGAATGTAGTACAGATTATGCTATAAACAATCCTCTCAACTAATTTTCAGGAGTATCTAATAGCTAATCTGTCATTTGGATGGCATATCAACATTTGGTTGTATGTACATAAAAACTTGAAAAgtaatcatttttctttttattttatgtatctATTCTTGTCATTGTTCCTGCAGTAAAGTGAGGTGAAGCACTTTATATTGGTACTTAGTTAATTCATAATTCATAATTATGCAGTTGCTTTTTGCTGTGTTGGAATTCTGATGACAGCTCATTTGATTTCTTTATTAAGAGACCTTTGATGTGGTATGGCATTTGAGTGCattgcatagttatcaaggcgcgtccaaggcaaccaaggagcctggatgccATGGCGTTgcggcgacgccttgataactatggtgcATTGTTAAGGAGGAGTGACATGATGCAGATTGGAGGAGTTAAAAGACTTAGTAGTAGACAAAATTGCTTGGAAAGA containing:
- the LOC122645545 gene encoding nuclear nucleic acid-binding protein C1D-like; its protein translation is MEKGGESHIIPKNVIDAVKRSLVNVEELRVHLLEFLALCEPNVLAEMAPLQRAQVLLMLTRATSTLYTLWLRSSGVHPDDHPVTTELERLSLYYDKLERCMDLSRAPLRPSTTLNYQAATRFIEHSLPGLTPVQRQSMRDLSRGEGAKNKFSEVRSSRKKRKCQSSEKQSVRAAAQEFLEKAAKELLGDNKGDLKGPLRMEGLDEEDMPMS